A part of Miscanthus floridulus cultivar M001 chromosome 6, ASM1932011v1, whole genome shotgun sequence genomic DNA contains:
- the LOC136460579 gene encoding uncharacterized mitochondrial protein AtMg00810-like: MQLEFDVLQANNTWTLQDHPLGAWIITGKWVFKHKWNPDDTLDRYKARWVVHGFNQRPEIDFGEIFLPIETVYCSQPTGFEHPERPNVVCLLSRSLYGLRQGPRQWFLRFVAYVTSLGFVQSHTDSSLFVLRHSADTMYLLLYIDAMILSASSSRLLQHIIAKLKLEFAIKDLGPLWFFHGIDVQRDDSGFFLSQEKYAKEILEQANLSNCKAAGTPADVHPKTSDTDGNLINDTSWHRSMAGALQYLTLTRPDIAYAVQQMCLHMHAARDAHLTLLKRILRYVKGTTSLGLRLLPVASLKLTAYTDTDWAGCPDTRCSTSGFLVFLGESLASWSSKRQATVLHSSIEAKYRGVANVIAECSWLRQLLGELHYHIQGATIAYCDNVSSVYMARNPVHHQRTKHIELDVHFVREKVALGELRVL; this comes from the exons ATGCAGCTCGAGTTTGACGTGCTCCAAGCAAACAACACGTGGACGCTCCAAGACCACCCGCTCGGTGCCTGGATCATCACCGGCAAATGGGTCTTCAAGCACAAGTGGAACCCCGACGACACCCTAGACCGGTACAAGGCAAGGTGGGTCGTACACGGCTTCAACCAACGCCCCGAGATCGACTTCGGTGAAATCTTCTTGCCGATC GAAACGGTGTACTGCAGCCAGCCGACTGGCTTTGAGCACCCCGAACGACCGAACGTCGTGTGCCTGCTCTCGCGCTCACTCTACGGTCTTCGTCAAGGTCCGCGCCAATGGTTCCTTCGCTTTGTCGCGTACGTCACCAGCCTCGGCTTCGTGCAATCTCACACCGATAGCTCCCTCTTTGTGCTTCGCCACAGCGCCGATACAATGTatctcctcctctacatcgatGCCATGATCTTATCGGCCTCGTCCTCGCGCCTTCTTCAGCACATCATCGCCAAGCTCAAGCTCGAGTTCGCCATCAAGGACTTGGGACCACTATGGTTCTTCCACGGCATCGATGTTCAACGCGATGACAGCGGCTTCTTCCTTTCACAGGAGAAATACGCCAAGGAGATCCTTGAACAAGCTAACTTGAGCAACTGCAAGGCAGCCGGGACACCAGCCGACGTTCACCCAAAAACATCCGACACTGACGGCAATCTCATCAACGACACGTCCTGGCACAGAAGCATGGCGGGGGCACTTCAGTACCTCACGCTAACGCGGCCGGACATCGCTTATGCTGTGCAGCAAATGTGCTTGCACATGCATGCGGCACGCGACGCCCACCTAACGCTGCTAAAGAGAATCCTACGCTACGTCAAGGGAACTACGAGTCTCGGGCTCCGCCTTCTTCCTGTAGCGTCGCTCAAGCTCACGGCGTACACTGACACGGACTGGGCAGGGTGCCCGGACACACGTTGCTCCACATCGGGCTTTCTAGTGTTCCTGGGCGAGTCTCTCGCCTCCTGGAGCTCCAAAAGACAGGCGACAGTGTTGCATTCCAGCATAGAGGCCAAGTACCGCGGTGTCGCCAACGTCATCGCCGAGTGTTCGTGGCTACGACAGCTTCTTGGCGAACTGCACTACCACATCCAGGGCGCCACGATTGCGTACTGCGACAATGTTTCTTCGGTGTACATGGCGCGCAATCCAGTTCATCATCAGCGGACCAAACACATCGAGCTCGACGTTCATTTCGTCAGAGAGAAGGTTGCACTCGGCGAGCTCCGTGTTCTTTAG